A genomic segment from Oncorhynchus clarkii lewisi isolate Uvic-CL-2024 chromosome 12, UVic_Ocla_1.0, whole genome shotgun sequence encodes:
- the LOC139420800 gene encoding gamma-aminobutyric acid receptor subunit alpha-1-like — MGGRTGMVILCVWACLLMANVLCGKSSGQNGQTDEQKDNTTVFTRILDRLLDGYDNRLRPGLGERVTEVKTDIFVTSIGPVSDHDMEYTIDVFFRQSWKDERLKFKGPMSVLRLNNLMASKIWTPDTFFHNGKKSVAHNMTMPNKLLRITEEGTLLYTMRLTVRAECPMHLEDFPMDAHACPLKFGSYAYTRAEVVYVWTRGAAQSVVVAEDGSRLNQYDLMGQSVDSGVVQSSTGEYVVMTTHFHLKRKIGYFVIQTYLPCIMTVILSQVSFWLNRESVPARTVFGVTTVLTMTTLSISARNSLPKVAYATAMDWFIAVCYAFVFSALIEFATVNYFTKRGYAWDGKSVVPEKQKKKKESLLKKNNTTAYTAATATAFAPNIARDPGLATIAKSAPPPPTEPKEEPKPKPPEAKKTFNSVSKIDRIARIAFPLLFGTFNLVYWATYLNKKPKLQGMTPGSH, encoded by the exons ATGGGTGGACGGACAGGAATggtcatactgtgtgtgtgggcctgTTTGCTGATGGCCAATGTGCTTTGTGGGAAAAG CTCTGGACAGAATGGCCAGACGGATGAGCAgaaagacaacactacagtgttcACCCGGATCCTAGACCGTCTCCTGGATGGCTATGACAATCGTCTCAGACCAGGGTTGGGAG AGCGTGTAACTGAAGTCAAGACTGACATTTTCGTGACGAGTATTGGGCCCGTCTCGGACCATGACATG GAATACACCATCGACGTGTTCTTTCGGCAAAGCTGGAAGGACGAGCGGCTAAAATTTAAAGGTCCAATGTCTGTTCTCCGTTTGAACAACCTAATGGCCAGTAAAATCTGGACCCCTGACACATTCTTTCACAATGGCAAGAAGTCTGTGGCCCACAACATGACTATGCCCAACAAACTCCTACGAATCACCGAGGAGGGAACTCTGCTCTACACTATGAG aCTGACAGTAAGGGCGGAGTGTCCCATGCACCTGGAGGACTTCCCCATGGACGCCCATGCTTGTCCACTGAAGTTTGGCAGCT ATGCTTACACCAGAGCTGAGGTTGTGTACGTGTGGACGAGAGGGGCAGCCCAGTCTGTCGTGGTGGCTGAAGATGGCTCTCGGCTCAACCAGTATGATCTGATGGGGCAAAGTGTGGACTCTGGGGTTGTCCAGTCCAGCACAG GAGAGTATGTTGTCATGACGACACACTTCCATCTGAAGAGGAAGATTGGTTATTTTGTCATCCAGACGTACCTGCCCTGCATCATGACAGTAATCCTATCCCAGGTGTCGTTCTGGCTCAACAGAGAGTCCGTCCCAGCCAGGACTGTGTTCG GAGTGACAACTGTGCTGACCATGACCACCCTCAGTATCAGCGCTAGGAACTCTCTCCCAAAAGTGGCCTACGCCACAGCCATGGACTGGTTCATTGCAGTCTGCTATGCTTTTGTCTTCTCTGCCCTCATTGAGTTTGCTACAGTGAACTATTTCACAAAGAGGGGCTATGCCTGGGACGGAAAAAGTGTGGTGCCAGAGaag caaaagaagaagaaggagtCCCTCCTGAAGAAGAACAACACCACCGCCTACACCGCCGCCACTGCTACAGCCTTCGCTCCAAACATTGCCAGGGACCCTGGTTTGGCCACCATTGCCAAAAgcgccccccctccccccaccgaGCCCAAGGAGGAGCCCAAGCCCAAGCCACCAGAGGCCAAGAAGACCTTCAACAGCGTCAGCAAGATCGACAGGATCGCCAGAATAGCCTTCCCGTTACTCTTCGGAACCTTTAACCTGGTCTACTGGGCAACTTACTTGAATAAAAAGCCCAAGTTACAGGGGATGACCCCGGGATCCCACTAA